The proteins below come from a single Eucalyptus grandis isolate ANBG69807.140 chromosome 3, ASM1654582v1, whole genome shotgun sequence genomic window:
- the LOC120292062 gene encoding lachrymatory-factor synthase-like: protein MACEAEKWEIKVSARVRGSSPDQIWPLLQDFFNLHEWLPMLDVCYGVEGVLDQPGCVLYSAVTKISKDGLEEAVTNWALEKLLVINPVNKSFSYEIMDSNMMGFKSLVATTELTHVKDAEKEATAITWSFVANPIGGTEIGLTEFYGSALQRMAERWRLLYPHKGHKSHLSCLSFSLQMH, encoded by the coding sequence ATGGCCTGTGAAGCAGAGAAGTGGGAAATAAAGGTTAGTGCCCGAGTGAGAGGCTCCAGTCCGGACCAGATATGGCCACTTCTGCAGGATTTTTTCAACCTCCACGAGTGGCTCCCCATGTTAGATGTGTGCTACGGAGTTGAAGGCGTATTGGATCAGCCTGGCTGCGTCCTATATTCTGCTGTCACGAAAATCTCCAAGGACGGTTTGGAGGAGGCGGTCACCAACTGGGCACTGGAGAAGCTGCTCGTTATCAATCCTGTCAACAAAAGCTTCAGCTATGAGATCATGGATAGTAATATGATGGGGTTCAAATCTTTAGTGGCAACAACTGAACTCACACATGTGAAagatgctgaaaaagaagcaaccGCTATAACTTGGTCCTTTGTTGCAAATCCAATTGGAGGGACTGAGATAGGTCTGACAGAGTTCTATGGCTCTGCTCTCCAACGCATGGCAGAAAGATGGAGGCTGCTCTATCCACACAAGGGGCATAAATCCCACTtgtcatgtttgtctttctcgCTTCAAATGCATTGA
- the LOC104440329 gene encoding lachrymatory-factor synthase, translated as MESANIDHVTSEMNQTQPKWQGQACADLAGPKADQIWPFVEDFFGLKRWFPTLTACTGVEGVLGQPGCIRYCAGFNNAPFDRAIGQAKTSTLYWAKEKLLSIDPVAKTLSYTIIDSNIRFNSYVATGRVVPKEEGCCIMWRYEVEPVNGWKHEDLDQWFESALQVMARSMEKALLGQAH; from the coding sequence ATGGAGTCTGCAAACATTGATCATGTGACTTCTGAGATGAACCAAACCCAACCAAAATGGCAAGGCCAAGCTTGTGCAGACTTGGCAGGTCCAAAGGCAGACCAAATATGGCCCTTCGTGGAGGACTTCTTTGGCCTCAAAAGGTGGTTCCCGACCCTCACTGCTTGCACCGGGGTCGAGGGCGTCCTTGGCCAGCCCGGGTGCATCCGTTACTGTGCTGGGTTCAATAATGCCCCGTTCGACCGGGCCATCGGTCAGGCCAAGACAAGCACCCTGTATTGGGCGAAGGAGAAGCTGTTGTCGATCGACCCAGTCGCCAAGACATTAAGCTATACCATCATAGACAGCAATATCAGGTTCAACTCCTACGTAGCCACAGGCCGAGTCGTGCCTAAGGAAGAGGGGTGTTGCATCATGTGGCGGTATGAGGTCGAGCCCGTGAACGGCTGGAAACACGAGGACTTGGACCAGTGGTTCGAGTCGGCCTTGCAGGTCATGGCCAGGAGCATGGAGAAGGCTCTTCTCGGTCAAGCACACTGA
- the LOC104438240 gene encoding protein unc-13 homolog gives MVDRLPSPFGDPAPTLSDAELRETAYELLVAACRSSGSRPLTYISQSERSSAGAGAAGAAAAAAAAAAQGPAAAPSLQRSLTSTAASKVKKALGLKRTETVSQRRGGDAAAAAAAGSQGRAKRPVTVGEMVRVQMKVSEQVDSKVRRALLRVAAGQLGRRMESVVLPLELLQQYKLSDFRNPQEYEAWQRRHLKVLEAGLLLHPHLPLSKTDTTSQRLRKLIRAALENPRESERNGEAVQLLRSNVMSLACRSFDGSASETCHWADGFPFNLRLYQLLLEACFDINDETSMIEEVDEVLELIKKTWVILGMNQALHNLCFAWVLFLRFVATGQAENDLLFAAGNLLMEVESDAKQMNDENYSMVLSSTLNSILNWAEKRLLAYHDTFHSGNIDVMQSFMLLCVSSVRILAEGTSHEHRRKKNDTDVACDRVEAYIRSSLRMVYSQKKEKIRKICKSQHNALPFLSILAQDIRELVVNEKELFSPILKRWHPLAAGVAVATLHSCYGNDLNRFISGIEELTPEAMQVLIAADKLEKDLVQVAVEDSVDSEDGGKSIIQEMPPFEAESVITNLVMSWIKTRVDRLGEWVDRNLQQEVWSPNANKEQFAPSAVEVLRIVDETLEAFFLLPIPMYQSLLPQLISGLDGCLQQYMLKVKTGCGTKNKFIPAMPALTRCTTGSKYNRVSKKKEKEIIAQRRKSQVGITNGDDFFGVPQLCVRVNTLQHFRTQLEVLSKKTLMYLKSSDPAHADAIADGKRIRFELSAAACVEGIQQLCETIAYKVIFHNLSHGLWDALYVGDVASSRIEPFLQDLEQYLETLSSLVHDRVRTRVITDVMRASFEGFLLVLLAGGPCRAFSLEDSQIVDEDFKLLEELFWSNGDGLPADLIDKFSATVKNILPLFHANTESLIMRFKQISQETYGSSAKSKPPLPPTPSQWSPNEPNTILRVLCYRNDQSATKFLKKTYSFPKKL, from the exons ATGGTCGACCGCCTGCCGTCTCCGTTCGGGGATCCGGCTCCGACCCTTTCCGACGCGGAGCTCCGGGAGACCGCCTACGAGCTCCTCGTCGCCGCCTGCCGGAGCTCCGGCTCCCGGCCGCTGACCTACATCTCCCAGTCGGAGCGGTCGTCAGCCGGGGCCGGGGCCGCGGgggcggctgcggctgcggcggctgcggcggcgcaGGGTCCGGCGGCCGCGCCGTCGCTGCAGAGGTCGCTGACGTCGACGGCCGCGAGCAAGGTGAAGAAGGCGCTGGGGCTGAAGCGGACGGAGACGGTGAGCCAGAGGAGGGGCGGggacgcggcggcggcggcggcggcggggagccAGGGCCGGGCCAAGAGGCCGGTCACGGTGGGGGAGATGGTTAGGGTTCAGATGAAGGTGTCCGAGCAGGTTGACTCGAAGGTTAGGCGTGCTTTGCTGAGGGTCGCTGCCGGACAG CTTGGAAGAAGGATGGAATCGGTAGTTCTTCCATTAGAGCTGTTACAGCAGTACAAGTTGTCGGATTTTCGCAACCCACAGGAATACGAAGCTTGGCAAAGGAGACATCTGAAGGTTCTCGAAGCAGGATTGCTTCTGCATCCACACCTGCCTTTAAGTAAGACCGACACTACTTCACAGCGTCTCCGGAAATTAATCCGTGCTGCCTTAGAAAATCCCAGAGAAAGCGAAAGGAATGGTGAAGCAGTGCAGCTCCTTCGGAGCAATGTGATGTCTCTTGCTTGCAGATCTTTCGATGGGAGTGCCTCAGAGACTTGTCATTGGGCTGATGGCTTCCCATTCAATCTTAGGCTGTATCAACTGCTCCTAGAAGCATGTTTTGATATTAATGATGAAACATCCATGATCGAAGAGGTTGATGAGGTTTTGGAACTCATTAAGAAAACCTGGGTAATTCTTGGGATGAACCAGGCCCTACATAATCTTTGTTTCGCATGGGTCTTGTTCCTGCGGTTTGTAGCAACTGGGCAAGCAGAAAATGACCTGCTATTTGCTGCTGGTAATTTGTTGATGGAAGTTGAAAGTGATGCAAAGCAGATGAACGATGAAAACTACTCGATGGTTTTAAGTTCTACATTGAATTCAATATTGAATTGGGCTGAGAAGAGGCTTCTTGCATACCACGATACGTTCCACAGCGGTAATATTGATGTGATGCAGAGTTTCATGTTGCTATGTGTGTCATCAGTGAGAATTTTAGCTGAAGGTACCTCTCACGAGCATCGCAGGAAAAAGAATGATACTGATGTAGCTTGCGACAGGGTTGAGGCTTACATAAGATCATCTCTTCGCATGGTCTATTCTCAG aaaaaggagaagataaggaaaatatgTAAAAGCCAGCATAATGCTCTCCCTTTCCTCTCTATCCTCGCTCAAGACATTAGAGAACTTGTTGTTAATGAGAAGGAGCTGTTTAGCCCAATATTGAAGAGGTGGCATCCACTTGCAGCAGGTGTTGCGGTGGCAACCCTTCATTCTTGCTATGGGAATGACTTGAACAGGTTCATTTCGGGTATCGAGGAGTTGACACCTGAGGCTATGCAAGTTCTAATTGCAGCAGATAAACTGGAGAAAGATCTTGTCCAAGTAGCAGTTGAAGATTCGGTGGACAGTGAGGATGGTGGAAAGTCTATAATACAGGAGATGCCTCCCTTCGAGGCTGAATCTGTAATAACCAATCTGGTGATGTCGTGGATAAAAACAAGAGTTGACAGATTGGGAGAGTGGGTTGACCGGAATCTGCAACAAGAG GTTTGGAGTCCAAATGCTAATAAAGAACAATTTGCTCCTTCTGCCGTGGAAGTTCTCCGGATAGTTGATGAGACTTTGGAAGCATTTTTCCTGTTGCCCATACCAATGTATCAAAGCTTGCTTCCTCAACTAATTAGTGGGCTTGATGGATGTCTTCAACAATATATGTTGAAAGTAAAAACTGGCTGTG GAACAAAGAATAAATTCATCCCTGCAATGCCTGCTCTAACTCGATGTACCACGGGATCTAAATACAATCGTGTGtccaagaagaaggaaaaggaaataattgcTCAGAGGAGGAAATCCCAGGTTGGGATTACCAATGGGGATGACTTCTTTGGAGTACCTCAGCTGTGTGTTCGCGTTAACACACTACAGCACTTCAGGACACAACTGGAGGTTTTGTCAAAGAAGACACTCATGTATCTTAAAAGTTCTGACCCCGCTCACGCAGACGCAATCGCAGATGGAAAGAGAATTAGATTTGAGCTTTCTGCTGCTGCTTGTGTGGAAGGAATCCAACAACTTTGTGAGACGATAGCTTATAAGGTGATCTTTCACAACCTAAGTCATGGGCTTTGGGACGCTTTATATGTCGGGGATGTTGCTTCTTCTAGGATTGAGCCTTTCCTTCAGGATCTTGAACAGTATTTAGAGACATTATCGTCATTGGTGCATGATCGAGTGAGGACGCGTGTTATAACAGATGTCATGAGAGCTTCCTTCGAAGGGTTTCTATTAGTTTTGCTAGCCGGAGGACCTTGCCGTGCATTCTCTCTTGAAGACTCACAGATTGTAGATGAAGATTTTAAGCTCCTTGAAGAGTTATTCTGGTCTAATGGGGATGGGCTGCCAGCTGATCTGATTGATAAATTTTCAGCCACGGTTAAAAATATTCTTCCACTCTTTCACGCCAATACTGAGAGTCTGATCATGCGGTTCAAACAGATCTCACAGGAAACTTATGGCTCCTCTGCCAAATCCAAGCCACCGCTGCCTCCGACTCCAAGTCAATGGAGTCCTAACGAACCAAACACTATTTTACGAGTTTTATGTTACAGGAATGACCAGTCGGCAACAAAGTTCCTCAAGAAAACCTACAGCTTTCCCAAGAAACTATGA
- the LOC104438239 gene encoding SNW/SKI-interacting protein: MASLNELLPPAKTTAATFYDHSNDPWFKQRFSSSDPERTTVVKHNPVPPYLKRQGFVPRKVEDFGDGGAFPEIHIAQYPLDMGRDKSGKPGSKILPVTVDAHGNVAYDAIVKQNENARKVVHSQHKDLIPKILRDEDEKEEDEDMEREIEEITQETKNALEKIVNVRLSAAQPKNVPKQSSDSKFIKYKPSQQSAAFNSGAKERIIRMVEMPVDPLEPPKFKHKRVPKASGSPPVPIMHSPPRPVTVKDQQDWKIPPCISNWKNPKGYTIPLDKRLAADGRGLQEVQINDNFAKLSEALYVSEQKAREAVAMRSKVQKEMQMKENERREQELRALAEKARSERTGAAAPAAVSMPPEKNGMDGVEMRGHYEREGERDRDYPKETREEKEERLQREKIREERRRERERERRLEAKDAAMGKKSKITRDRDRDISEKVALGMASAGAGRGGEIMYDQRLFNQEKGMDSGFATDDQYNVYDKGLFTAQPTLSTLYRPKKDLDSEVYGGADEQLDKIMKTERFKPDKAFSGTAERGGTRDRPVEFEREAAEEADPFGLDQFLTEVKGGKKPTDKIGSGGTMRASAGSSMRDGYGGGSSRTRIGFEKGR; encoded by the coding sequence ATGGCATCTTTGAATGAGCTGTTGCCTCCAGCGAAGACAACAGCAGCCACTTTTTATGACCACTCAAATGATCCCTGGTTCAAGCAGCGTTTCAGCTCTTCTGATCCTGAACGAACCACTGTGGTCAAGCACAACCCTGTGCCGCCATACTTGAAACGCCAGGGTTTTGTGCCTCGAAAAGTTGAGGATTTTGGAGATGGAGGTGCATTTCCTGAGATTCATATTGCCCAGTACCCTCTGGATATGGGCAGGGATAAATCTGGGAAGCCTGGATCTAAAATTCTGCCAGTGACTGTTGATGCTCATGGAAATGTTGCTTACGATGCTATTGTTAAGCAGAATGAAAATGCAAGGAAGGTTGTTCACAGCCAGCATAAAGATCTCATTCCAAAGATTCTGAGAGATGAGGAtgagaaagaagaggatgaagatatGGAGAGGGAGATCGAAGAAATAACTCAGGAAACAAAGAATGCGCTAGAGAAGATTGTTAATGTGAGATTGAGTGCAGCACAGCCGAAAAATGTGCCCAAGCAATCATCAGATTCAAAGTTCATTAAGTATAAGCCATCTCAGCAGTCTGCTGCATTTAATTCTGGTGCAAAGGAGAGGATTATAAGGATGGTTGAGATGCCTGTGGACCCCCTCGAGCCACCCAAGTTTAAACATAAGAGGGTCCCAAAGGCCTCTGGATCCCCGCCTGTGCCGATTATGCATTCTCCGCCTCGCCCTGTTACCGTAAAAGATCAACAGGATTGGAAGATCCCACCTTGTATCTCAAATTGGAAAAACCCTAAGGGTTACACTATCCCACTAGACAAGCGTCTTGCTGCTGATGGACGAGGCCTCCAGGAAGTACAGATCAATGACAATTTTGCCAAGCTTTCTGAGGCTCTTTATGTTTCTGAACAGAAGGCCAGGGAGGCAGTTGCCATGAGATCTAAGGTGCAGAAAGAAATGcagatgaaggaaaatgagAGGAGAGAACAGGAGCTCCGTGCTTTGGCTGAAAAGGCTCGTTCAGAGAGAACCGGTGCAGCAGCCCCAGCTGCCGTTTCTATGCCTCCCGAGAAAAATGGCATGGATGGCGTGGAAATGAGAGGGCATTATGAGCGTGAAGGAGAAAGAGATCGAGATTATCCCAAGGAAacgagagaagaaaaggaagaaaggctGCAACGCGAGAAAATTCGTGAGGAGCGGCgtcgagagagggagagggagagaagattGGAGGCTAAGGATGCTGCTATgggaaagaaaagcaaaatcacTAGAGACAGAGATAGGGATATTAGTGAGAAGGTTGCATTGGGAATGGCTTCAGCTGGAGCAGGTAGAGGAGGAGAGATCATGTACGACCAGAGGCTCTTTAACCAAGAGAAAGGCATGGATTCTGGGTTTGCAACTGATGACCAGTACAACGTATATGATAAAGGACTGTTCACCGCTCAGCCCACACTTTCAACTCTCTATAGGCCTAAGAAGGACCTTGATTCTGAAGTGTATGGAGGTGCGGATGAGCAGCTGGATAAGATTATGAAGACGGAGCGCTTCAAGCCAGATAAGGCATTCTCCGGCACAGCTGAGAGAGGCGGTACAAGGGACAGGCCAGTTGAGTTTGAGAGGGAAGCTGCTGAAGAGGCTGATCCATTTGGTCTGGACCAGTTCTTGACAGAGGTGAAGGGGGGCAAGAAACCAACCGATAAGATCGGCTCTGGAGGGACAATGAGGGCTAGTGCAGGCTCGTCGATGCGCGATGGTTATGGGGGAGGTTCCAGCCGAACACGCATCGGCTTTGAGAAGGGACGATAA
- the LOC104438236 gene encoding pentatricopeptide repeat-containing protein At1g77170, mitochondrial codes for MISFRHLQRGLSKFSSRRRLSTSCALDHGGTHEANASSVASLLAQSRQQPDSPSLTQAHAKMVATLLSGCDDRRGLSRIHAHVIRSRLLDSNPVAFHWNNIIRAYARLDAPRKALLVYALMARAGVPPDSYTLPIALKAACQSFDFEAGRQVHGVAVKHGLECNEFCESGFISLYAKAGDFGDARKAFDENADRKLGSWNAMIAGLAQGGRSREAIDLFIEMRRSGFVLDDVTLVSVTSACGSIGDLDLALQLHKYVFQAKNIEKADILTFNSLIDLYGKCGRMDLAYKVFLGMEERNVSSWTSMIVGYAMHGLVSDALECFCCMREAGVKPNFVTFVGVLSACVHGGMVQEGKCYFDMMQKYYGIRPRLQHYGCMVDLFGRAGRFDEAKQMVEGMPMKANSIIYGCLLGACEKHENVEIGEWVAKHLQELEPWNDGVYVVLSNIYASRGMWKEVEEMRVVMKQRRLAKLPGYSLATNSE; via the coding sequence ATGATCTCGTTTCGCCACCTTCAACGTGGGCTCTCCAAGTTCAGCTCAAGAAGACGGCTCTCCACCTCTTGCGCTCTCGATCACGGCGGCACCCACGAAGCCAATGCGTCTTCCGTGGCTTCCCTCCTCGCGCAATCCCGACAACAGCCCGATTCGCCGAGCTTGACCCAAGCCCACGCCAAGATGGTGGCGACCCTCTTGTCCGGATGCGATGACAGGCGAGGGTTGAGCCGGATACACGCCCACGTGATCCGCTCCCGCTTGTTGGACTCGAATCCCGTCGCGTTCCACTGGAACAACATCATAAGAGCGTACGCGAGGCTAGACGCCCCGAGAAAGGCGCTGCTCGTGTACGCGTTGATGGCGAGGGCGGGCGTTCCGCCGGATTCTTACACTCTTCCGATTGCCTTGAAGGCGGCGTGccaatcttttgattttgaagccgGCAGGCAGGTCCATGGTGTCGCCGTGAAACATGGGTTGGAGTGTAATGAGTTCTGCGAGAGCGGGTTCATCAGTTTGTACGCCAAGGCGGGAGATTTCGGTGATGCGCGCAAGGCGTTTGATGAAAATGCTGACAGAAAGTTGGGTTCTTGGAATGCCATGATAGCAGGTCTTGCCCAAGGTGGGCGCTCCAGGGAGGCTATCGACCTGTTTATAGAGATGCGGAGAAGTGGCTTCGTGTTGGATGACGTGACTTTGGTCAGCGTAACATCGGCTTGTGGAAGCATTGGGGACCTAGATTTGGCACTTCAATTGCACAAATATGTTTTTCAGGCTAaaaatattgagaaagctgATATTTTGACGTTCAACTCCCTTATCGACCTGTACGGTAAATGTGGTCGGATGGACTTAGCATACAAAGTTTTCCTTGGGATGGAGGAAAGAAACGTATCATCCTGGACTTCTATGATCGTGGGTTATGCGATGCACGGGCTGGTAAGTGATGCTCTTGAATGCTTCTGTTGCATGAGAGAGGCTGGCGTGAAGCCTAATTTTGTGACCTTTGTTGGAGTACTTAGTGCTTGTGTACATGGAGGGATGGTGCAAGAGGGAAAATGTTACTTTGATATGATGCAGAAATATTATGGAATAAGACCTCGTTTACAGCATTATGGTTGCATGGTTGATCTGTTTGGTCGAGCTGGAAGGTTTGATGAGGCTAAACAAATGGTGGAAGGGATGCCGATGAAGGCAAATTCAATTATTTATGGATGTCTGTTGGGTGCTTGTGAGAAGCACGAGAACGTGGAAATTGGTGAATGGGTGGCTAAGCATTTGCAAGAGTTGGAACCGTGGAATGATGGTGTTTATGTGGTATTATCTAATATTTATGCCAGCAGAGGTATGTGGAAAGAAGTGGAGGAAATGAGAGTGGTGATGAAGCAGAGAAGACTTGCTAAGCTTCCAGGTTATAGCTTGGCAACAAATTCAGAATGA
- the LOC104438238 gene encoding protein phosphatase 1 regulatory inhibitor subunit PPP1R7 homolog, with amino-acid sequence MEESRTESAPAGDDPATATVEDEGLAAAVLDLTSCQLHDLTSVELPPTLTELDLTANRLASLDPRIGQLSNLKKLSLRQNLIDDATAAAISGWEALSGLEELVLRDNKLTKLPGAHIFKRLLVFDVSFNEIPSLSGLSKVSSTLKELYVSKNEVPKIEEIDHFTDLQILELGSNRLRVMENLQNLVKLQELWLGRNRIKTVNLCGLKCIEKISLQSNRLTSMAGFEGCIALEELYLSHNGIAKMEGLSTLVNLRVLDLSSNKLKSIDDIQNLTRLEDLWLNDNQIESLETIAEAVAGSTEKLTTLYLENNPCAKSPNYFTTLKQIFPNIQQIDSKIFA; translated from the exons ATGGAGGAAAGCCGCACCGAATCGGCGCCGGCCGGCGACGATCCGGCGACCGCGACGGTGGAGGACGAGGGGCTCGCGGCGGCGGTCCTCGACCTCACGAGCTGCCAGCTCCACGACCTCACCTCCGTCGAGCTCCCCCCGACCCTGACCGAGCTGGACTTGACGGCGAACCGCCTCGCGAGCCTCGACCCGCGAATCGGGCAGCTCTCGAACCTGAAGAAGCTCTCGCTCCGCCAGAATCTGATCGACGACGCTACCGCCGCGGCGATTTCGGGCTGGGAGGCGTTGTCCGGCCTCGAG GAACTGGTGCTTAGGGATAACAAACTAACAAAGCTACCTGGTGCCCATATATTCAAGAGGCTTTTGGTTTTCGATGTCTCTTTCAATgagattccttcattaagtggGTTGTCTAAGGTCTCCAGCACTCTCAAGGAGCTCTATGTATCAAAGAATGAAGTACCGAAAATTGAGGAGATCGATCACTTCACTGACCTTCAGATTCTTGAACTTGGTTCCAACAGATTGAGG GTGATGGAGAACTTGCAAAATTTAGTTAAGTTACAAGAGTTGTGGCTGGGAAGGAATCGTATCAAAACAGTCAATTTATGTGGGCTGAAATGCATCGAGAAGATTAGCTTGCAAAGCAATCGTTTGACCTCTATGGCAGGATTTGAG GGATGCATTGCTCTTGAGGAATTGTACTTGAGCCACAACGGCATTGCAAAAATGGAAGGCTTGTCAACCTTAGTCAATCTTCGTGTATTAGACCTGTCATCAAATAAACTGAAGTCTATTGATGACATTCAGAACCTAACAAG GTTAGAAGATTTATGGCTTAATGACAATCAGATAGAATCACTTGAAACTATTGCTGAGGCTGTGGCAGGTTCAACAGAGAAACTCACCACTCTCTACCTCGAGAACAATCCATGT gcAAAATCTCCAAATTACTTCACCACATTGAAGCAAATCTTCCCAAACATTCAGCAAATTGATTCGAAAATATTTGCTTAG